Proteins found in one Aspergillus puulaauensis MK2 DNA, chromosome 8, nearly complete sequence genomic segment:
- a CDS encoding uncharacterized protein (COG:S;~EggNog:ENOG410Q2XG;~InterPro:IPR038595,IPR025659;~TransMembrane:1 (i217-238o)), whose product MAPPFQQPPVQPRWPLAIRNETITTAEPETIITVRNSPEPWHPLDYTVTHENGATLFTVNGNPWGLAQRRIFRDASGLPLFELRGRWYDSSTLELKLPGGAATSETLLSAKCRVAVQAPRAVLRFRNSCVPLNARPTQKHKNKKSVLDTLMRPSTVDPETVHREVMEIYSMDVDNFAQVAVVDGQRVANIDRVTDPGELAQGQKPPFRFRPMWRVRVARGVDLALMAVAVVIVGQQAAGDGLVDQ is encoded by the exons ATGGCGCCCCCcttccagcaaccaccaGTGCAACCAAGATGGCCCTTAGCAATCCGGAATGAGACCATCACGACAGCCGAGCCAGAGACGATCATCACAGTCCGCAACAGCCCCGAGCCATGGCATCCGCTCGACTACACCGTCACCCACGAGAACGGAGCAACCCTCTTCACAGTCAACGGCAATCCATGGGGTCTTGCGCAGCGCCGCATCTTCCGCGATGCATCAGGTCTCCCTCTATTCGAACTACGGGGTCGGTGGTATGACTCGTCTACGCTCGAGCTCAAGCTCCCCGGCGGTGCAGCAACCAGTGAAACCTTACTATCTGCAAAATGTCGCGTAGCAGTCCAAGCGCCTAGGGCTGTGCTCCGGTTCCGCAATTCATGCGTGCCGCTAAATGCGAGACCCACGCAGAAGCATAAGAACAAGAAGTCGGTATTAGATACCCTTATGCGGCCGTCGACCGTCGACCCTGAAACCGTCCATCGAGAAGTCATGGAGATTTACTCGATGGACGTGGATAATTTTGCCCAGGTTGCCGTTGTAGATGGTCAGCGGGTTGCGAATATTGACCGAGTCACGGATCCGGGGGAGTTGGCGCAAGGCCAGAAACCGCCGTTTCGGTTTCGGCCTATGTGGAGGGTTAGAGTTGCGAGGGGGGTGGACTTAGCTCTA ATGGCAGTTGCGGTGGTAATTGTTGGGCAGCAGGCTGCTGGCGACGGCCTGGTGGACCAGTGA